Proteins from a genomic interval of Verrucomicrobiia bacterium:
- a CDS encoding ribonuclease E inhibitor RraB → MNQSHNEIWDEELAERLLMNSQAWELLLEKGYTPGQKTRVEFTFVTEKRANALKLKAFLETKPGYTIKVINNDDEFEVACHADMELSLESLNPWVTMMVQEARKCDSMFDGWIAPQILMGKAMEGKLEIGAVDF, encoded by the coding sequence ATGAATCAATCACACAATGAAATCTGGGACGAAGAATTGGCCGAGCGCCTGCTGATGAACAGTCAGGCCTGGGAGCTGCTTTTGGAAAAAGGCTACACTCCGGGGCAGAAGACGCGCGTCGAGTTTACGTTCGTAACCGAGAAGCGCGCCAATGCTCTGAAGCTCAAAGCGTTTTTGGAAACCAAGCCCGGTTACACGATCAAGGTCATCAATAACGATGACGAGTTCGAAGTCGCCTGCCACGCCGACATGGAGCTTTCGCTCGAAAGCCTGAACCCCTGGGTGACGATGATGGTGCAGGAGGCCCGCAAATGCGACAGCATGTTCGACGGCTGGATTGCGCCGCAAATCCTCATGGGCAAGGCCATGGAAGGCAAGCTCGAAATCGGGGCCGTTGATTTCTAA
- a CDS encoding CxxC-x17-CxxC domain-containing protein — translation MKKKTAKAKVSKSGSKRSQGGGLELPSFVDAMTKLVQRLESLEGKVDAVISRVSNLAFEVRNAGHAPQRAEQKQSPGQPERRERVMYQAVCADCKKSCEVPFKPSESRAVYCKECWALRKSGHAPQDPDMRSKVSPERKAQYMPPAMDYTPEKSGAVAVLKGKKAAKATKKRK, via the coding sequence ATGAAAAAGAAAACGGCAAAAGCAAAAGTGTCGAAGAGCGGTTCCAAACGCTCCCAGGGCGGAGGGCTGGAATTGCCGAGCTTCGTGGACGCCATGACGAAACTCGTGCAAAGGCTCGAGTCGCTCGAAGGCAAGGTGGATGCTGTCATCAGCCGCGTATCGAATCTGGCCTTCGAAGTGCGGAACGCGGGCCATGCGCCGCAGCGCGCCGAACAGAAGCAAAGCCCGGGCCAGCCTGAGCGCCGCGAACGCGTCATGTATCAGGCCGTCTGCGCGGACTGCAAAAAAAGTTGCGAAGTCCCTTTTAAACCGAGCGAAAGCCGGGCAGTCTATTGTAAGGAGTGCTGGGCGCTCCGGAAATCCGGCCACGCGCCGCAGGATCCGGACATGCGGAGCAAGGTCAGCCCCGAGCGCAAGGCGCAGTACATGCCGCCTGCCATGGATTACACGCCGGAAAAGTCCGGGGCCGTGGCCGTGCTCAAGGGCAAAAAGGCCGCGAAGGCGACGAAGAAGCGCAAATAA
- a CDS encoding DUF6766 family protein, which produces MKKRPFKISDYSLSLVLAVLFLVSWFLQGFFEWKEFAADQAAHGEAVKTAEYLARFLSSTFENWQSEFLQLFSMVILTSFLIHKGSPQSKDSSEKMERAIARIESKVDAIMDDREKRAA; this is translated from the coding sequence ATGAAAAAAAGACCATTCAAAATCAGCGATTACAGCCTCAGCCTCGTGCTGGCCGTGCTTTTCCTGGTCAGCTGGTTCCTGCAGGGCTTCTTCGAATGGAAGGAATTCGCCGCCGATCAAGCGGCTCACGGCGAAGCGGTCAAGACCGCGGAATATCTCGCCCGCTTTCTGTCCTCCACCTTCGAAAACTGGCAGTCGGAATTCCTGCAGCTCTTCAGCATGGTGATCCTGACTTCTTTCCTCATCCACAAAGGAAGCCCTCAGTCCAAAGACAGCTCCGAGAAAATGGAGCGGGCCATCGCGCGGATCGAAAGCAAAGTCGATGCGATCATGGACGACCGGGAAAAGCGCGCGGCTTAA
- a CDS encoding glycosyltransferase family 39 protein → MIVFLAAFLGQGLWAAWRVGQTTDETTYVASGYPLLRGDPRFLQEHPPLSMEWGALPLLFFRLDFPDQAFVPLPHDARLVDLARTGAKFLYQMGHDPYRTLFLGRMMIVFLGVLLGVFVFVFTENLFGTGAGLFSLALYAFCPDILAHASLYTTDLPVTCFYFIAAYFTWRAAERRDTRSLVLAGVTTGLALLSKVSAIVALPAQAFLFAGDFFKKPAAGGPEDPRLGKVLTGLAVFHLVMSASNRLMMVGLGPVCLLYLQHFSGLRRQTSRPLRFLSWALTGMWAAAVIYVASFPKKYSPLMTGAGMGWLVISAALYAALFRPDFQAKARRPFEALSAIWFIAATAVVLGFADFPLKILRFCPYDGYLVSFTLSVSHAARYHMHCLEGSFISCDWRYFLGVMSVKIPLLVLAMAFTGAAIVLTRRSSIRGARAVLFGFPLALLFAASFMNKINIGVRHVLPVYPFLFVLAGAAYAALRGLRSETLRTGSIAFVNTALFMLMLRTGALAPDYLVYFNEAVGDAEAGARLVTDSNIDWGQDNRALAEYLKKNFSGKTVRAGVMNSNKELFDYVGVSTPIMAPEEYQHPAPGHYVLGIENYVIEQRDPRSWFRGKRPDAVIGKTRYLFEVKE, encoded by the coding sequence ATGATCGTCTTTCTCGCGGCTTTTCTCGGCCAGGGGCTTTGGGCCGCGTGGCGCGTGGGACAGACGACGGATGAAACCACTTACGTGGCCTCGGGATATCCGCTCTTGAGGGGCGACCCCAGGTTTTTGCAGGAGCATCCGCCGCTTTCCATGGAATGGGGCGCGCTGCCTCTTCTTTTTTTTCGTCTCGATTTTCCCGACCAGGCTTTTGTTCCGCTTCCGCACGATGCGCGGCTCGTCGACTTGGCGCGCACAGGCGCGAAATTTCTGTACCAGATGGGCCACGATCCCTACCGCACGCTATTTCTCGGAAGGATGATGATCGTCTTTCTCGGCGTCCTGCTGGGCGTCTTCGTCTTCGTTTTTACGGAAAATCTTTTTGGGACGGGCGCGGGCCTCTTCTCCCTGGCGCTGTATGCCTTTTGTCCGGACATCCTGGCGCATGCCAGCCTTTACACGACGGACTTGCCGGTCACGTGCTTCTATTTCATCGCCGCTTATTTTACCTGGCGCGCGGCCGAGCGCAGAGATACGCGCAGCCTTGTACTGGCCGGCGTCACGACAGGGCTGGCGCTTCTTTCTAAAGTGAGCGCGATCGTCGCGCTTCCGGCGCAGGCTTTTTTGTTCGCGGGAGATTTTTTCAAAAAACCGGCGGCGGGCGGGCCTGAGGATCCGCGCCTGGGCAAAGTTTTGACGGGACTGGCTGTTTTTCATTTGGTCATGAGCGCGTCGAACCGGCTGATGATGGTCGGGCTGGGCCCGGTATGCCTTCTTTATCTCCAGCATTTTTCCGGGCTGCGCCGGCAAACATCCAGGCCGCTCCGTTTTTTGAGCTGGGCGCTCACGGGCATGTGGGCGGCGGCCGTCATCTACGTGGCGAGCTTTCCGAAGAAATATTCGCCGCTCATGACCGGGGCCGGAATGGGATGGCTCGTCATTTCGGCGGCGCTCTACGCGGCGCTCTTCCGTCCGGATTTCCAGGCCAAAGCAAGGCGCCCTTTCGAGGCGCTGAGCGCGATCTGGTTCATCGCGGCTACGGCTGTGGTGCTGGGATTCGCGGATTTTCCTCTCAAAATCCTGCGGTTTTGTCCCTATGACGGCTACCTGGTTTCGTTCACGCTTTCCGTGTCGCACGCGGCGCGCTACCACATGCATTGCCTCGAAGGCTCGTTCATCAGCTGCGACTGGCGTTATTTTCTCGGCGTGATGTCCGTCAAAATTCCCCTGCTGGTTCTTGCCATGGCATTCACGGGCGCGGCGATCGTCCTGACCCGGCGGTCTTCGATCCGCGGGGCGAGGGCGGTCCTCTTCGGATTTCCGCTGGCGCTCCTTTTCGCCGCGAGCTTCATGAACAAGATCAACATCGGCGTCCGTCACGTGCTGCCGGTTTATCCCTTTCTTTTTGTGCTGGCCGGCGCGGCTTACGCGGCGCTTCGCGGGCTGCGGTCGGAAACGCTTCGCACGGGTTCCATCGCTTTCGTGAACACCGCGCTTTTCATGCTGATGCTTCGCACCGGAGCCCTGGCACCGGATTACCTGGTGTATTTCAATGAAGCCGTGGGAGACGCTGAGGCGGGCGCGCGCCTGGTCACGGATTCCAACATCGATTGGGGGCAGGACAACAGGGCGCTGGCCGAATATCTCAAAAAAAATTTCTCCGGCAAGACCGTTCGCGCCGGCGTGATGAATTCGAACAAAGAACTGTTCGACTACGTGGGCGTCTCCACTCCCATCATGGCGCCCGAAGAATACCAGCATCCCGCGCCCGGCCATTACGTGCTGGGCATCGAGAACTACGTGATCGAGCAGCGCGACCCGCGTTCGTGGTTTCGCGGCAAGCGGCCCGATGCCGTCATCGGGAAGACGCGCTATTTGTTCGAAGTAAAGGAATGA
- a CDS encoding CBS domain-containing protein, whose amino-acid sequence MNVDSLTAAEVMNRNVKTLSRSSKLKELMRFLMENHISGVPVVDEQSKFVGVVSTTDVLRRITLQIALKEEFASTDLAEVIDKTIESIISRPLFNFKETDRIKDIAKVMMEKGIHRVFIVDGGNNLKGVISAMDFVKLVGKS is encoded by the coding sequence ATGAACGTGGACTCATTGACCGCGGCCGAGGTGATGAACCGGAACGTAAAGACGCTCTCCCGCAGCTCAAAGCTCAAGGAACTGATGCGGTTTTTGATGGAGAACCACATCTCCGGCGTGCCCGTCGTGGACGAGCAGAGCAAATTCGTCGGCGTGGTTTCGACTACCGACGTGCTGCGGCGCATCACGCTTCAGATCGCGCTCAAAGAAGAATTCGCCTCGACCGACCTCGCGGAAGTCATCGACAAGACCATTGAGTCCATCATCAGCCGGCCGCTTTTCAATTTCAAGGAAACGGACAGGATCAAAGACATTGCCAAGGTCATGATGGAAAAAGGCATTCACCGCGTTTTCATCGTGGACGGCGGCAACAATCTCAAGGGTGTGATCTCGGCCATGGATTTCGTGAAGCTCGTGGGAAAGAGCTGA